The proteins below are encoded in one region of Archocentrus centrarchus isolate MPI-CPG fArcCen1 chromosome 13, fArcCen1, whole genome shotgun sequence:
- the LOC115790380 gene encoding olfactory receptor 1500-like produces MSLQNASIKVTHFIIGGFDSVRRPVAVGVVMLVTYLLAVLANMVNIVFIISDKRLHKPMYLLICNLAVVDIVYTSSSSPTMIGVLIAGVNTISYVECLIQMFVFQLGMVMELFALAIMALDRLIAIMFPFQYHTYLTNTRTVVLACMLWVGTCVYVAVLSANLVRLPHCSSRLRYAFCDYAAVIRTTCIDPNSSFNEGAIILSFFFFFTFIFICLSYFVIGFFIKFSSLKDKTKMGSTCVSHLIIVTCYYCPLFVLIALTRVGVVLTLEERQGLLIWTVLGPSLVNPFVYSLRTKEIKNKIFKVFKKG; encoded by the coding sequence ATGTCTTTACAAAATGCTTCAATCAAAGTAACACACTTCATTATAGGTGGTTTTGACTCAGTTAGAAGACCTGTTGCAGTTGGTGTCGTTATGCTGGTAACCTATCTACTAGCTGTTCTTGCCAATATGGTAAATATTGTCTTCATTATTTCTGACAAGAGATTACATAAACCCATGTATCTTCTCATTTGTAACCTTGCTGTTGTTGATATCGTGTACACCTCCAGTTCCAGTCCAACAATGATTGGGGTTCTGATCGCTGGTGTTAATACCATATCCTATGTAGAATGCTTAATTCAAATGTTTGTATTCCAATTGGGAATGGTGATGGAGCTGTTTGCTTTAGCAATTATGGCATTGGATCGATTAATTGCTATAATGTTTCCTTTTCAATACCACACTTATTTAACAAACACACGTACTGTTGTTCTTGCATGTATGCTCTGGGTTGGTACTTGTGTTTATGTGGCTGTTTTATCTGCAAATCTGGTTCGACTTCCTCACTGCAGCTCCAGGCTGAGGTACGCTTTCTGTGACTATGCTGCTGTCATACGAACCACCTGTATCGATCCCAACAGTTCTTTCAATGAAGGTGCCATCatattgtcatttttctttttttttaccttcatttttatttgcctTTCATACTTTGTGATTGGATTTTTCATAAAATTTTCATCCCTtaaggacaaaacaaaaatgggaaGCACTTGTGTGAGTCATTTGATCATTGTAACATGTTATTACTGTCCTTTATTTGTTCTCATTGCCTTGACAAGAGTAGGTGTGGTGTTAACTCTTGAGGAACGTCAGGGTTTGTTGATTTGGACCGTCCTCGGTCCATCTCTCGTAAATCCCTTTGTGTACTCTCTTAGgacaaaagaaattaaaaataagatctttaaagtatttaaaaaaggtTAA
- the LOC115790381 gene encoding olfactory receptor 6F1-like, producing the protein MSLQNASIKVAHFIIGGFDTVRKPIVIGAVILVTYLLALFANMANIMFIISDKRLHKPMYLLICNLAVVDILYTSSSSPTMIGVLLAGVNTISYVECLIQMCIFHLGAGMESFVLAVMGFDRLIAIIYPFHYRSYLTNTRTLVLTYFLWIVGWCFVSFIPATVVPLPHCTSRLKYAFCDYAAVIRTTCVDPEMYFNFAATIAFIILFSTFILICLSYCGIFCFVKLSSRNEKRKMWSTVVSHLICVIIHYCPAFIHMVLTRFGVVLTLEERQGLLIGAVISPCLVNPFVYCLSTKEIKNKIFKIFRKREERLIGSENPLPGLKVQGSNPLVYW; encoded by the exons ATGTCTTTACAGAATGCTTCAATCAAAGTGGCACACTTTATTATAGGTGGATTTGACACAGTCAGAAAACCTATTGTAATTGGTGCAGTTATACTGGTAACCTATCTTCTTGCTCTTTTTGCTAATATGGCAAATATCATGTTTATTATTTCTGACAAGAGATTACATAAACCAATGTATCTTCTCATTTGCAACCTTGCTGTTGTTGATATACTGTACACCTCCAGTTCCAGCCCAACAATGATTGGGGTTCTCCTTGCTGGTGTTAACACCATATCCTATGTGGAGTGTTTAAttcaaatgtgcatttttcattTGGGAGCAGGGATGGAGTCATTTGTTTTAGCAGTTATGGGATTTGATCGATTAATTGCTATAATTTATCCTTTCCACTATCGTAGTTATTTAACAAATACACGTACCCTTGTTCTTACCTACTTCCTGTGGATTGTAGGTTGgtgttttgtgtcttttataCCTGCAACAGTTGTTCCTCTCCCTCACTGCACCTCAAGGCTGAAGTACGCTTTCTGTGACTATGCTGCTGTAATACGAACCACTTGTGTTGACCCTGAGATGTATTTCAATTTTGCTGCCACTATtgcatttatcattttattcagcactttcattttaatttgtctttCATATTGTGGGATCTTCTGTTTTGTAAAATTATCTTCAAGAAacgaaaaaaggaaaatgtggaGCACTGTTGTAAGTCACTTGATTTGTGTAATCATTCATTACTGTCCTGCATTTATTCACATGGTCTTAACCAGGTTTGGTGTGGTATTAACTCTTGAGGAACGCCAGGGTTTATTAATTGGGGCTGTCATCAGTCCATGTCTTGTAAATCCTTTTGTGTACTGTCTTAGtacaaaagaaattaaaaataagatcTTTAAGATTTTCAGAAAG agagaggagaggttGATTGGCAGTGAGAACCCACTGCCCGGactgaaggtgcagggaagcaaccctctcgtctACTGGTGA
- the LOC115790383 gene encoding olfactory receptor 2AT4-like, producing MSLQNASIKVTHFIIGGFDSVRRPVAVGVVMLVIYLLAVLANMVNVIFIISDKRLHKPMYLLICNLAVVDILYTSNSSPTMIGVLIAGVNTISYVECLIQMFVFQLGMVMELFALAIMALDRLIAIMFPFQYHTYLTNTRTVVLACMLWVGTCVYVAVPSASLVRLPHCSSRLRYAFCDYAAVIRTTCIDPNSSFNEGAIILSFFFFFTFIFICLSYFVIGFFIKFSSLKDKTKMGSTCVSHLIIVACYYCPLFVLIALTRVGVVLTLEERQGLWIWTILGPSLVNPFVYSLRTKEIKNKIFKVFKKG from the coding sequence ATGTCTTTACAGAATGCTTCAATCAAAGTAACACACTTCATTATAGGTGGTTTTGACTCAGTTAGAAGACCTGTTGCAGTTGGTGTCGTTATGCTGGTAATCTATCTTCTAGCTGTTCTTGCCAATATGGTAAATGTCATCTTCATTATTTCTGACAAGAGATTACATAAACCCATGTATCTTCTCATTTGTAACCTTGCTGTTGTTGATATCTTATACACCTCCAATTCCAGTCCAACAATGATTGGGGTTCTGATCGCTGGTGTTAATACCATATCCTATGTAGAATGCTtaattcaaatgtttgttttccaaTTGGGAATGGTGATGGAGCTGTTTGCTTTAGCAATTATGGCATTGGATCGATTAATTGCTATAATGTTTCCTTTTCAATACCACACTTATTTAACAAACACACGTACTGTTGTTCTTGCATGTATGCTCTGGGTTGGTACTTGTGTTTATGTGGCTGTTCCATCTGCAAGTCTGGTTCGACTTCCTCACTGCAGCTCCAGGCTGAGGTACGCTTTCTGTGACTATGCTGCTGTCATACGAACCACCTGTATCGATCCCAACAGTTCTTTCAATGAAGGTGCCATCatattgtcatttttctttttttttaccttcatttttatttgcctTTCATACTTTGTGATTGGATTTTTCATAAAATTTTCATCCCTtaaggacaaaacaaaaatgggaaGCACTTGTGTGAGTCATTTGATCATTGTAGCATGTTATTACTGTCCTTTATTTGTTCTCATTGCCTTGACCAGAGTAGGTGTGGTGTTAACTCTTGAGGAACGTCAGGGTTTATGGATTTGGACCATCCTCGGTCCATCTCTCGTAAATCCCTTTGTGTACTCTCTTAGgacaaaagaaattaaaaataagatctttaaagtatttaaaaaaggtTAA
- the LOC115790384 gene encoding olfactory receptor 2AT4-like → MSLQNASIKVTHFIIGGFDTVKRPVAVGVVMLITYLLAVFASLVNILFIVFDKQLHKPMYLLICNLAVVDILYTTSTTPTMIGVLLAGVNTISYVECLIQMCAFLLGTIMELFALTDMAFDRLIAIICPFHYESYLTNTCTLVITYILWIVACAFVVSMLAAVVPLPHCSSRLKYTFCDFAALIRSTCADPDKYFNQGAIIAFTVLVSTFIFICLSYCGILFFVKLSSKKEKKKMGSTLVSHLICVICFYCPIFVTGILTRFGVVLTLEERHGLLIGTILGPSLVNPFVYCLRTKEIKSKIFKIFKKFGTFG, encoded by the coding sequence ATGTCTTTACAGAATGCTTCTATCAAAGTAACACACTTCATTATAGGTGGTTTTGACACAGTCAAAAGGCCGGTGGCAGTTGGTGTGGTTATGCTGATAACCTATCTTCTTGCTGTTTTTGCCAGTTTGGTAAATATCCTCTTCATTGTTTTTGACAAGCAGTTACATAAACCCATGTATCTTCTCATTTGCAACCTTGCTGTTGTTGACATACTGTATACCACTAGTACTACTCCGACAATGATTGGGGTTCTACTTGCTGGTGTTAATACCATATCCTATGTGGAGTGCTTAATTCAAATGTGTGCTTTTCTCTTGGGAACAATAATGGAGTTGTTTGCTTTAACAGATATGGCATTTGATCGACTAATTGCTATAATTTGTCCTTTTCACTATGAGAGTTATTTAACTAATACATGCACACTCGTAATTACATACATTCTGTGGATTGTTGCCTGTGCTTTTGTGGTTTCTATGCTTGCAGCAGTTGTCCCTCTCCCTCACTGCAGCTCAAGGCTGAAGTACACTTTCTGTGACTTTGCTGCTCTAATACGAAGCACTTGTGCTGACCCTGATAAATATTTCAATCAAGGTGCCATTATAGCATTCACTGTGTTAGTTTccacattcattttcatttgtctCTCTTATTGTGGGAtcttattttttgtgaaattatcttcaaaaaaagagaaaaagaaaatggggaGCACTCTTGTGAGTCACCTCATTTGTGTAATATGCTTTTACTGTCCTATATTTGTCACTGGTATCTTGACCAGGTTTGGTGTGGTATTAACCCTCGAAGAGCGCCACGGTTTATTAATTGGAACCATCCTCGGCCCATCCCTTGTTAATCCTTTTGTGTACTGTCTTAGgacaaaagaaattaaaagtaaGATATTTAAGATATTCAAAAAGTTTGGCACTTTTGGCTAG
- the LOC115790930 gene encoding uncharacterized protein LOC115790930 produces MKLRKETKQSEEEPKTSKSNSRRRVIRRTVEIGWIHQDNTEIKQVRAKQGGGTRKVVMNISGGYNDILKEGKSLFFPNGVSSKGHESDFTFDVWDFQQNSLSGDISIGTIYDTIKLPMLRFYIATKQQSVVDVSSTESEHTDVNSNFDGQDDIIEFSDSQSFSSAPNYSDNDQDSPHQQVASDQSIVTNQPVTTDPMVASEVHFILPEILSDDAVVLHDYVTLGENPHNISDPEITFGPNPEDDFDNADTLIYQPETPDHSPQTKMLTIHHANCFNDMIEAFSDPDTLTTQLTVRRLLPDNSEEAGSGSGVLRDIFSAFWQEFYDRCTLGTSVKVPFIRHDFKADTWKAIGRIFLRGYQDCHYLPIKLASPFVEEMLFGVVYSDLTEVFLQFVSCQEREILRQALQDFSSIEADDLLEVLDNYECRRRASAENLQSILIEISHKELVQKPMFVIDCWRDIAKPQISLHYEKLRKMYDDLKPTSKKVTRLLKFPGDMTAKQKEVEHHLKRYIRELNEEKLGKFLRFCTGSDLIVSDSVTVEFTVMSDFTRRPIGRTCGMFLQLPDSYENFPDFRAEFNEILESNIWVMDIV; encoded by the coding sequence atgaaactaaGAAAGGAAACCAAACAAAGTGAAGAGGAGCCTAAAACCTCTAAATCCAACTCTAGACGAAGAGTCATTAGACGGACTGTTGAGATAGGTTGGATACACCAAGACAATACTGAAATCAAACAGGTTAGAGCAAAGCAAGGAGGAGGGACCAGAAAAGTTGTTATGAACATCAGTGGTGGATATAATGACATCCTGAAAGAAGggaaaagtctttttttcccaaatggTGTTTCAAGTAAAGGCCATGAATCAGACTTCACATTTGATGTTTGGGATTTTCAGCAAAATTCCTTATCTGGTGACATCTCAATTGGCACAATATATGACACCATCAAACTTCCCATGCTGCGTTTCTACATTGCCACAAAGCAACAATCAGTTGTAGATGTTTCTTCTACTGAATCAGAACACACTGATGTTAATTCTAACTTTGATGGCCAGGATGACATTATTGAATTTTCTGACAGCCAGTCCTTTTCTTCGGCACCCAATTACTCAGATAATGATCAGGACAGTCCTCATCAGCAAGTTGCCTCTGACCAGTCAATTGTTACAAATCAGCCAGTCACCACAGATCCCATGGTGGCTTCAGAGGTCCATTTTATCTTACCAGAGATATTATCAGATGATGCAGTTGTTCTTCACGACTATGTAACACTGGGAGAAAATCCACATAATATCTCTGACCCAGAAATTACATTTGGCCCAAATCCAGAAGATGATTTTGATAATGCTGACACACTGATTTATCAGCCTGAAACACCTGACCATTCACCTCAAACAAAAATGCTAACCATACACCACGCAAATTGTTTCAATGATATGATTGAAGCATTTTCTGACCCAGACACTCTGACTACACAACTGACAGTGAGGCGACTACTTCCAGATAATTCTGAGGAAGCTGGTAGTGGCTCAGGGGTACTCAGAGATATCTTTAGTGCCTTTTGGCAAGAATTCTATGATCGTTGCACTCTTGGTACATCGGTGAAAGTGCCCTTCATCAGACATGATTTCAAGGCTGACACCTGGAAAGCTATTGGCAGAATTTTCTTGAGAGGATACCAAGATTGCCACTACCTTCCCATCAAGCTTGCATCCCCTTTTGTTGAGGAGATGTTATTTGGAGTAGTGTACAGTGACCTGACAGAAGTCTTTCTTCAGTTTGTAAGCTGCCAGGAGCGAGAGATCCTCAGACAGGCTTTACAGGACTTCTCTTCCATTGAAGCTGATGACCTTCTTGAGGTCCTTGACAACTATGAGTGCAGAAGAAGAGCCTCAGCAGAAAATCTACAATCAATTTTGATTGAAATTTCACACAAAGAACTTGTGCAAAAGCCAATGTTTGTAATTGATTGTTGGAGGGATATTGCAAAACCACAAATCAGTCTGCATTATGAGAAGCTAAGGAAGATGTACGATGACCTTAAACCCACATCTAAAAAGGTGACAAGGCTGTTAAAGTTTCCAGGTGATATGACAGCAAAGCAAAAAGAGGTTGAGCATCATCTCAAAAGGTATATCAGAGAACTCAATGAAGAAAAACTAGGGAAGTTTCTGAGATTCTGCACAGGTTCTGATTTGATTGTGTCAGACAGTGTCACTGTGGAGTTTACAGTAATGTCTGATTTTACAAGACGTCCAATAGGACGAACATGTGGCATGTTCCTACAGCTACCTGATAGCTACGAAAATTTCCCTGACTTTCGTGCTGAATTCAACGAAATTCTTGAAAGCAACATTTGGGTGATGGATATTGTGTAG